In one Pseudoliparis swirei isolate HS2019 ecotype Mariana Trench chromosome 23, NWPU_hadal_v1, whole genome shotgun sequence genomic region, the following are encoded:
- the prrg2 gene encoding transmembrane gamma-carboxyglutamic acid protein 2, whose translation MAASAAVWIPVLSLLQLAHGSVLSRPGPGDPVLLDQQSASNFLSRSLLYNSWDFELVVADSLQRECIEEMCSYEEAREVFEDDAKTQSFWTSYIDSHAYSPGVDMPGLVAGVVAVLVSVGIAVVLGIYCYKNKNKGGPRSSHTPVRLAADGRPAPETVPLAGMLVPPGLPSYNEALHQSGQHDALPPPYSGGVPSEPADPGDNA comes from the exons ATGGCGGCCTCGGCGGCCGTGTGGATCCCTGTGCTGTCCCTGCTGCAGCTGGCTCACGGCTCGGTCCTCTCCAGACCCGGTCCAG GAGACCCGGTGCTGCTGGACCAGCAGTCGGCGAGCAACTTCCTGTCCCGCTCGCTGCTCTACAACAGCTGGGACTTTGAGTTGGTGGTGGCCGACAGTCTGCAGAGGGAGTGCATAGAGGAGATGTGCAGCTacgaggaggccagggaggtgTTCGAGGACGACGCAAAGACG CAAAGCTTTTGGACCAGCTACATCGACAGTCACG CATATTCACCCGGAGTGGACATGCCCGGGCTGGTGGCCGGGGTCGTGGCGGTCCTCGTGTCTGTCGGCATCGCCGTCGTGCTGGGAATCTACTGCTACAAGAACAAGAATAAAGGAGGACCGAGGTCGAGCCA CACTCCGGTGAGGCTGGCAGCAGATGGCCGTCCAGCCCCAGAGACGGTGCCCCTGGCTGGGATGCTCGTCCCTCCAGGTCTACCCAGCTACAATGAGGCTCTGCACCAAAGTGGGCAACACGATGCCCTACCACCACCTTATTCAGG GGGGGTGCCATCGGAGCCTGCAGATCCCGGAGACAACGCATGA
- the rras gene encoding ras-related protein R-Ras, whose amino-acid sequence MSRDEERFKLVVVGGGGVGKSALTIQFIQSYFVSDYDPTIEDSYTKICTVDGKETRLDILDTAGQEEFGAMREQYMRAGEGFLLVFALNDRGSYHEVQKFHTQILRVKDRDDFPMVLVGNKADLEQQRVISRENAQAFARENRIHYMEASAKNRCNVDEVFLELVQIIRRFQEMECPPPQTHHARKQKRGCPCVIL is encoded by the exons ATGAGTAGAGACGAGGAGCGGTTCaaactggtggtggtgggaggaggaggggtgggcaAGAGCGCCCTGACCATCCAGTTCATCCAG TCCTACTTTGTGTCCGACTACGACCCCACCATCGAAGACTCCTACACCAAGATCTGCACCGTGGATGGAAAGGAGACCCGGCTAGACA tcTTGGACACCGCCGGTCAGGAGGAGTTTGGAGCGATGAGGGAGCAGTACATGCGCGCAGGAGAAGGCTTCTTGTTGGTGTTTGCACTCAACGACCGGGGCAG CTACCACGAGGTCCAGAAGTTCCACACCCAGATCCTGAGAGTCAAGGACCGGGACGACTTCCCCATGGTGCTGGTGGGAAACAAGGCGGACCTGGAGCAGCAACGAGTG ATCTCCAGGGAGAACGCTCAGGCGTTCGCCAGAGAGAACCGGATCCACTACATGGAGGCTTCCGCCAAGAACCGCTGCAACGTGGACGAGGTCTTCCTGGAGCTGGTGCAGATCATCAG ACGGTTTCAGGAGATggagtgtcctcctcctcaaacGCATCACGCAAGGAAACAGAAAAGGGGCTGTCCATGTGTCATCctctga